Below is a window of Spelaeicoccus albus DNA.
CGCCACATCGTGTGGTGCATGACCCTGCCGGGCAGCGGACCGAGGTCGCGGAACACGAGGATGGCGGGCAGCGGCACGAGCGCCAGGGCGGCGATCATGCTGTTGCGAATGAGTGAACGACGGGCGATGCCGGATTCTTCTTTGCCCTGGCGAATGATCTCCAGCGCAACCGCTTGATCCTCGTCACTGCCGGCGAGCTGGTGCCTGTCTTCGGACAGCTCGCGGTCGGGCATGAGCGTCTTGCCCCAGTGCACAGCGGCGATGCCTATCGCAAAGAAGGCGATACCGGTGCCGAGCCCCAGCATCAACGTGGACATCCGGATGCTGGCCATTGTCGCGCCCGGCGTGAAGACGAAGTACGAAACAATGAACAGCAGCGTGCCGATTATTGAAACCGAGAACAGGATCGCAACTTGGCGTTCGGAACGCTTGGCGGCCTCCGGCTCGGTATCGGTAATACGGTACGAGTGTTCTTCCGGACCGGGGTTGGTGAAAGCGTCTTCGGTAGCGGATGAGCCGACGACTGCATTCGAAGTCTCAGAGGTGGGGTGCTCGGATGAGCTCATCGTCTCCCTCGCCTTGTCGTTGGGATGGTGTGCATGAAAACTGTGTCGTTCCTTACTTATGCCGCGCGGCTAACCAGACCGTCGTCGCGATGATGAAGCCGAGACCGAAGACCCAGGCGAAGAGCCCTTCCGAGATCGGCCCGATCGAGCCGAGCTTGAATCCGCCGGGCGACGGGTTGCTGGTCACGGCCTTCAAATAGGTGACGATGTTCTGCTTGTCTTTCGGCGTCAGGTTCGCGTCGTTGAACACGGGCATGTTCTGCGGACCGGTCTCCATTGCCTCGTAGATGTGCGCCGACGAGACATCGGAAAGGTTCGGCGCGTACTTGCCCTGTGTCAGTGCGCCGCCGGCGCCGACGACGTTATGGCACATGGCGCAGTTCGTACGGAACAGCGCACCACCTGCAGCGGCGTCGCCTTCGTTGGTGTTGAGTTCTTCTTTGGTGGGAATGGCAGGTCCGGGACCGAACGAAGCGACGTACGCAGCAAGCTGCTTGACCTGCTTATCGGTGAACATCGGATCGCGCTGCGCACCCTGTGGGCCCTGCATGGCCAAGGGCATGCGCCCCGTGCCTACCTGGAAGTCGACGGCCGCGGCGCCGACACCGACGAGCGACGGGCCGCTCGCGGTGCCCTGGCCGCTCTTTCCGTGGCAGGTCGCGCAGTTGGCGATGAAGAGCTTCTTGCCGTGCCCCAAGTTCTCGCTGCTGGCCGTTTGCGCGTTCGCCGTGCTGTTCGACTGAAAAACGGCGTAGATGCCGCCGGTGAACAAAAGTCCCAACAACAGCAGCACAACGACTGCCATGGGGTGTCTGCGTCGGGCCGCTAGTGCCTTCACTGCCAAACCTCGTCTCGTCTTATTTCGTGGTGCAAATCGTGTGTGTCGGTCACTTGAACAGGTAGATGACGATGAACAGACCGATCCAGACCACATCGACGAAATGCCAGTAGTACGACACGACGATTGCGGATGTGGCCTCCGGGTGGCCGAACTTCTTGGCGGCGAAGCCTCGACCGATGATCATCAAGAATGCAATCAAGCCGCCCGTGACGTGCAATGCGTGGAAGCCGGTCGTCAAGTAGAACACCGAGCCGTAGCCGTTCGACGCCAACGTGATGCCGTCGGAGACCATGTTCGCGTATTCCGTCACCTGGCCGCTGACGAAGATGGCACCGAGCACGAAAGTCAGCGCAAACCATTCGATCATGCCCCATTTGGCGACATTGAATCGTCCACCGGTGCGGAAGACCTGGAAGCGCTCGGCGGCGAAAACGCCGAACTGACACGTGAACGAGCTTGATACCAGGATCAGTGTGTTGACCGTCGCGTACGGCACTTCCAGCTTCGGTGTCTCGCTTGCCCACATGTCGGGCACGACAGAGCGAAGTGTGAAGTACATGGCGAACAAACCAGCAAAGAACATGAGCTCGCTGGAGAGCCAGACGACGGTACCCACGGATACGGTATTCGGCCGATTCACCGTTGGGTGTGCGGGCGCGTTTGCGGAAGCTGTGGCAGTTGACACGCCTTTATTATTACGGGTCTTCGGGTCGGAAGCATCACCGACCCCACCACTTTTGCCGGTTTTTTCTACGACGTGTAGCGAAAACCGCGAAAACACGCGGTTCTCAGCATCTGACTTAGGTAATCCTAAGTGATGCAACTTAGGTAACCCTTAGTGAATAATGCGGTTTCCATGTGAGTCCGCTGCGTGAACGGACCCGCCGCTTGCCGCACGCTGTCGATAGCATGAATGATCGGATCTCACGCACCATCACTACAGGAGTCAACGTGGCCAAGAGTCGAAAAGTTCCCGACGCCTCGGACGACGGCAGGACCTGGCCGGGGATTCTCTCCGCATTGCTGGCCGCCGAGGATCTCAGTGCCGAGGACGCTGCATGGGCCATGAACAGTTCGATGTCGGGAGAGGCCACCGACGCGCAGATTGCGGGATTCCTGATGGCGCTGCGGGCCAAGGGCGAAACCGTCGAGGAACTTTACGGCCTGTCCACGGCGATGATGAACCACGCCGTGGCCCTGGACGGCTTGTCCGACAGTGTCGACATCGTGGGCACCGGCGGGGACCGCGCACGGACCGTGAACATCTCCACGACAGCCGCGATAGTTATTGCGGCTTGCGGCGAGCGCGTGGTCAAGCACGGCAATCGAGCCTCATCGTCGAAGTCGGGTGCCGCCGACGTCCTCGAGGTGCTCGGGGTGAATTTGGATTTGACGCCGGACGACGTGGCCCGGGTCGCCCGCGACGTGGGCATCACTTTTTGTTTCGCGCAGGTGTTTCACCCGGCGTTCCGGTTTGCCGGTCCGGCTCGGCGAGATCTTGGAGTGCCGACGGCATTCAACTTGCTTGGTCCACTGACGAACCCGGCCCGGGCGTCCAGCACCGCGGTGGGCGTGGCCGACCTGCAGATGGCTCCGCTCATTGCCGGCGTGCTGGGACGGCGTGGTATCGACGGATTGGTGTTCCGTGGGGACAACGGCCTCGACGAACTCACGACGACGTCCACCAGCGATATCTGGGAAGTGCGTTCGGGTGCTGTCGAGCACAGCCGTTTCGACCCTGCCGATCTGGGGTTGGCAACTGCCACGATCGAGGATCTGCGCGGCGCTGACGCTGCTTTCAACGCTCGGGTGACTCGGGGAGTCCTGGCCGGCGAACATTCCCCGGTACGCGAAACCGTGTTGCTCAATGCGGCAGCCGGGCTTGTGGCAGCCGAACGCGGCACGGGGAGCGAGCCGTTGATGGAACGTCTCGGGCGGGCGTATGACCGTGCGGCCGGCGCAATCGACGACGGTGCCGCTACATCGGTGTTGGATAGGTGGATCACTAGCACTCGCTGACGACTTGTTCCTCGGCCGGCCCCGGAGAACGGGGGAGTGACGGCCTAGTCGGAGAGGCCGATGTCGAAGGCCGCCGCCAGGTCGTGCTGCGAGTACGCCTTGTAGGCGATGTGCGTGGTGGTTGACGTGACTCCGTCGACCTTGGACATGTGGTCGGCAATGACATCGGCCAAGGCATCGTGCCGGCGAACCCGCACGATGGCGATCAGGTCGTAATCGCCTGTGACCGAGTAAACCTCACTGACCCCGTCGACTTCGGCGAGTTCGGTCGCCGTTTCCGGGATGTGGTCGACGGACGTGGTGATGAGCACGATGGCGGTGATCATGGGGTTCCTTCCGGACTGGTTGCTGTCGGGGTGGTTGCTGTCGGGGTGGTTGCTGTCGGGCTGGTGTCGCCGGCTGAACCGACGGTGTGTGACCCCAGCGTAGCGAGGACGGACGGCGCCGACGTCCGCGCGCAGGCAAGCTCGCCCTCGACCTCGATCAAACGGACGCCGGGCTCGCCCAGCCATCGAGCCACCAGCGCCGACTCGCCGGGCAGGGCAGCGGTACGCGGCTGGATGGGCCGCTCCGCATGCTCGGCTGTGGCGTTAAGCCCGGCCAACACGTCATAAGGATTCTCGTGGCGGGCGCAGACGGCAGTGCCGGCCAACCGCCCGTAGCGGACCACTGCGATCTCCCACCCGCCGTCCGGCGTCCGCCGAGCCGCAGCGAGATGCGGACACGTGGCAAGCATGCGTGCTTCGTCGGTCTTGACGACGGCATGCAGGTATGACAACAGTCGATCGCGCGCCGTTGCCGCCTCTTCATATCGCCACGACGCCGATAGCGACTTGATGCGTGATCGGGCGGCAGCCACAACCTGTTCGACGTCGCCGCACATTGCCCGTCGTACCTGGTCGGCAGTCAGCGCGTATTCGGCCGGATCCGTCACTCCGGCGCACGGGCCGCCGCATTTGCCGAGTTGCGCAGCCGCGCACGGGGGCCCGCCGACCGGCGTACGGCAGCGGCGCAAGGCGAACGCATCGTGCAACGCGTCGACGCACGCGACGGCCGCGGCATGTGACGAGAACGGGCCGAGATACCGGGCGCCGGCAGCAGAATCGTCGCGCACGTCGCGCACTATCGACAGTCTCGGGAACGTCTCGGTAGTCAACTTGACCCACGGGGCGCGCTCGGGCATCTTGTCGCGACGGTTGTATGGCGGTTTGTGCTCGGCGATCAGACGGAGCTCGCGCACGCCGGCTTCGAGAATCGTGGGACAGACCAGGGGCGTGACCTTGTTGGCGATGCGCACCATCTCACCCATCCGGGAACGGGTCTCCGAACCGGTGAAGTAGTTCTTCACGCGCATCCGGATATTGCCCGACGTGCCGACATAGAGCACCCGTGACGACGCGTCCGTGAACAGGTACACGCCGGGCGAGTCCGGAAGGTCGGCCGCCAAGTAGCTCTTGCTGCGAGTGGCAGCCGTGACCGTCGAAGTCACACCGGCGAGCTCTTCAAGGGTGTCGACGCCCTGGCTGCCGAGCCTGCCGATCAATCCGTGCAGCACATCGACTGTTGCGCGCGCATCTGCGAGAGCCCGATGATCCGGCGTCGTTGCAGCGCCGAAATGGGCAGCCAGCGTGGCGAGTTTATGATTGCGGACCTCGTCGCGGGGGACGACCGCGCGAGCGACTTTGACGGTGTCGACGGTCTTGAAACCGGGCCAAGGAATTTGGAGCTTGCCGGCGGCCGATTTGAGGAAGCCGATGTCGAACGGGGCGTTGTGGGCGACGAGCACGCAGCCGTGCGCGAATTCGAAGAACATCGGCAGGACGGCGCCGATCGCGGGCGCATCGGACACCATCGCGTTCGTGATACCCGTCAAGGTCGTGACAAACGGCGAGATCCTGTCGCCGCCCGGGTTGACCAGCGTTTGGAATTCTCCCAAAGGCTCGCCGCCGCGTACTTTGACGGCACCGATCTCCGTGATGGCGCTCGTAGCTGCCCGCGTGCCGGTCGTCTCGAGATCGACAACGACGAACGTGGTACCGAACAACGGAGTACCCAGGTCGTCGATTCGCAGTTGCTCGTGCAGCAGATCGGTCCGGCTGTGCATGGCACAAGCTTGTCACTTCTCACCGACAACCGTCAGATTGCGGGCGTTGTCGGTGCCGGCGCCTAGTGTCTTCTCACGTGAGGGAACCGCATCGCCGACCGTCGGCGATACCGGCTCCGCACGGATGACGACAGCAACCGGTAAACAACCGGTCGGTGACAACCGGCCGATCGGGTGAGTGGGAGGCACAGTGATGATTGTCGAATGCCGGCAGTGCGCCGACGG
It encodes the following:
- a CDS encoding DEDD exonuclease domain-containing protein; its protein translation is MHSRTDLLHEQLRIDDLGTPLFGTTFVVVDLETTGTRAATSAITEIGAVKVRGGEPLGEFQTLVNPGGDRISPFVTTLTGITNAMVSDAPAIGAVLPMFFEFAHGCVLVAHNAPFDIGFLKSAAGKLQIPWPGFKTVDTVKVARAVVPRDEVRNHKLATLAAHFGAATTPDHRALADARATVDVLHGLIGRLGSQGVDTLEELAGVTSTVTAATRSKSYLAADLPDSPGVYLFTDASSRVLYVGTSGNIRMRVKNYFTGSETRSRMGEMVRIANKVTPLVCPTILEAGVRELRLIAEHKPPYNRRDKMPERAPWVKLTTETFPRLSIVRDVRDDSAAGARYLGPFSSHAAAVACVDALHDAFALRRCRTPVGGPPCAAAQLGKCGGPCAGVTDPAEYALTADQVRRAMCGDVEQVVAAARSRIKSLSASWRYEEAATARDRLLSYLHAVVKTDEARMLATCPHLAAARRTPDGGWEIAVVRYGRLAGTAVCARHENPYDVLAGLNATAEHAERPIQPRTAALPGESALVARWLGEPGVRLIEVEGELACARTSAPSVLATLGSHTVGSAGDTSPTATTPTATTPTATSPEGTP
- the trpD gene encoding anthranilate phosphoribosyltransferase, whose protein sequence is MAKSRKVPDASDDGRTWPGILSALLAAEDLSAEDAAWAMNSSMSGEATDAQIAGFLMALRAKGETVEELYGLSTAMMNHAVALDGLSDSVDIVGTGGDRARTVNISTTAAIVIAACGERVVKHGNRASSSKSGAADVLEVLGVNLDLTPDDVARVARDVGITFCFAQVFHPAFRFAGPARRDLGVPTAFNLLGPLTNPARASSTAVGVADLQMAPLIAGVLGRRGIDGLVFRGDNGLDELTTTSTSDIWEVRSGAVEHSRFDPADLGLATATIEDLRGADAAFNARVTRGVLAGEHSPVRETVLLNAAAGLVAAERGTGSEPLMERLGRAYDRAAGAIDDGAATSVLDRWITSTR
- a CDS encoding Lrp/AsnC family transcriptional regulator, whose amino-acid sequence is MITAIVLITTSVDHIPETATELAEVDGVSEVYSVTGDYDLIAIVRVRRHDALADVIADHMSKVDGVTSTTTHIAYKAYSQHDLAAAFDIGLSD
- a CDS encoding c-type cytochrome, coding for MAVVVLLLLGLLFTGGIYAVFQSNSTANAQTASSENLGHGKKLFIANCATCHGKSGQGTASGPSLVGVGAAAVDFQVGTGRMPLAMQGPQGAQRDPMFTDKQVKQLAAYVASFGPGPAIPTKEELNTNEGDAAAGGALFRTNCAMCHNVVGAGGALTQGKYAPNLSDVSSAHIYEAMETGPQNMPVFNDANLTPKDKQNIVTYLKAVTSNPSPGGFKLGSIGPISEGLFAWVFGLGFIIATTVWLAARHK
- a CDS encoding cytochrome c oxidase subunit 3, with translation MSTATASANAPAHPTVNRPNTVSVGTVVWLSSELMFFAGLFAMYFTLRSVVPDMWASETPKLEVPYATVNTLILVSSSFTCQFGVFAAERFQVFRTGGRFNVAKWGMIEWFALTFVLGAIFVSGQVTEYANMVSDGITLASNGYGSVFYLTTGFHALHVTGGLIAFLMIIGRGFAAKKFGHPEATSAIVVSYYWHFVDVVWIGLFIVIYLFK
- a CDS encoding ubiquinol-cytochrome c reductase iron-sulfur subunit, translating into MSSSEHPTSETSNAVVGSSATEDAFTNPGPEEHSYRITDTEPEAAKRSERQVAILFSVSIIGTLLFIVSYFVFTPGATMASIRMSTLMLGLGTGIAFFAIGIAAVHWGKTLMPDRELSEDRHQLAGSDEDQAVALEIIRQGKEESGIARRSLIRNSMIAALALVPLPAILVFRDLGPLPGRVMHHTMWRKGVRLAKDSGGVPEHPALIRASDVTEGSVFHVIPEDLHKSDEPLDDKAKAAVLVMRLEPDQLHVSKGRENWNYNGIVAYSKICTHVGCPVALYEHRTHHLLCPCHQSTFDVTHECKVIFGPAKRPLPQLPITVDSEGYLVARSDFQAPVGPSFWEMNH